From Brevibacterium ihuae, the proteins below share one genomic window:
- a CDS encoding DUF2306 domain-containing protein, which produces METTAIPPAVIVHAAAAFLVLILGPVNIIRPQRDRFHRLLGRSWVALMYLTCISSFFFGLEDGFTALHGLSVFTTATVTIGVWRIVRRDRIGHVANMVGSYIGTLIAFGFAAFLPQRLIWTTAVTDPIALLGFVGALLVIGGAWIAVLRARTGPTAGARSHAGSGPRRVERPAPDPAAVTRR; this is translated from the coding sequence ATGGAGACCACAGCGATCCCCCCGGCAGTCATCGTCCATGCCGCCGCCGCGTTCCTCGTCCTCATCCTCGGCCCGGTGAACATCATCCGGCCGCAGCGCGACCGGTTCCACCGGCTGCTCGGCCGCAGCTGGGTGGCGCTCATGTACCTCACCTGCATCTCAAGCTTCTTCTTCGGCCTCGAGGACGGGTTCACCGCCCTCCACGGACTCTCCGTCTTCACCACGGCCACGGTGACGATCGGCGTCTGGCGCATCGTCCGACGCGACCGGATCGGTCACGTCGCGAACATGGTCGGCAGCTACATCGGCACCCTCATCGCTTTCGGCTTCGCGGCCTTCCTCCCGCAGAGGCTGATCTGGACCACCGCAGTGACGGACCCCATCGCACTCCTCGGGTTCGTCGGTGCACTCCTCGTCATCGGCGGGGCGTGGATCGCGGTGCTGCGCGCCCGGACCGGCCCCACGGCCGGCGCGCGCTCCCACGCCGGGTCCGGACCGAGGCGCGTCGAGCGCCCGGCACCGGACCCGGCGGCGGTGACGCGGAGGTGA
- a CDS encoding MerR family transcriptional regulator, whose amino-acid sequence MKLNALASATGTSAASIKYYLRLGLLRPGQKKNATTAVYDDTHVERLELITALRRIVGLSIAQITELVALIDDPAVGILTVMETAQVMASGTATSDPEASPPGSRGSRRGQGGGNEDSGAGGRGSSGGSSESDGGGGTGSRASVSGNSGGDGSGSPAAAPADRVAGIIAERGWPDATTAARAALERVLGDMSTLGIVPSDAYLTRASRALDSVSTGDFDFGGSRDRIAMGVAVGTHAYSRLVVALLQLSQTSRSIAEFATEGGHMARDGWSTPP is encoded by the coding sequence ATGAAGCTCAATGCGCTCGCCTCCGCGACCGGCACCTCGGCCGCGAGCATCAAGTACTACCTCCGGCTCGGCCTGCTGCGGCCCGGACAGAAGAAGAATGCGACGACCGCGGTCTACGACGACACCCATGTCGAGCGGCTCGAGCTCATCACGGCGCTGCGGCGCATCGTCGGCCTGTCGATCGCCCAGATCACCGAGCTCGTCGCACTCATCGACGATCCTGCCGTCGGAATCCTCACGGTCATGGAGACGGCGCAGGTCATGGCGAGCGGAACCGCGACCAGCGACCCGGAGGCGTCCCCGCCCGGCTCGCGCGGCAGTCGCCGCGGTCAGGGAGGCGGCAACGAGGACAGCGGTGCAGGCGGCAGAGGCAGCAGCGGCGGCAGCAGCGAAAGTGATGGCGGCGGAGGCACAGGCAGCCGCGCAAGCGTCAGCGGCAACAGCGGAGGCGACGGATCAGGATCGCCCGCTGCGGCTCCGGCCGACCGGGTGGCGGGCATCATCGCCGAGCGCGGCTGGCCCGATGCCACCACCGCGGCGCGCGCCGCCCTCGAACGGGTGCTCGGCGACATGAGCACGCTCGGTATCGTCCCCTCGGACGCCTACCTCACACGGGCCTCGCGTGCCCTCGACTCCGTGAGCACCGGTGACTTCGACTTCGGCGGCAGTCGCGACCGCATCGCGATGGGCGTCGCCGTCGGCACGCACGCGTACTCCCGCCTCGTCGTCGCGCTCCTCCAGCTCAGCCAGACCTCCCGGAGCATCGCCGAGTTCGCCACGGAGGGCGGGCACATGGCGCGCGACGGTTGGAGCACCCCGCCCTGA
- a CDS encoding amidohydrolase family protein — MSLIITNVRPWGGPAQDITIAGGLFTDFTDAGSTAPERPAAASASSGTGPATPSAGPHRGTSSGSVPTTPSAATDPVTNGTDVAPGTGAAAAEVVDGGGLLALPGIVNGHAHVDKSWLGLPWQSYGGEHGTDGRIRHERERRAELGIPSTERTARVLEAMVSHGTTAIRSHVDVDLGIGLAGIDAVRDAVAAYGDALDVQIVAFPQDGVLRRPGVLDLLRRAAEDGVEHIGGLDPAGIDRDPVGQIDALLDIAADTGVGVDIHLHDPAELGVFQIELVVDRMEQRGLTSPVNIAHGFAVAQIDSGRRRDLLARMAALGVTMSTVAPPRLGAAQLPLAEMREHGVGLTFGTDGIRDLWSPYGTGDTLGIAWQFARGSGLVRDEDLLAVVRTATSNGAWSVGREVHDLVPGARADLVLVDAENPMDALVRLPERRLVLGGGTVLHSTL; from the coding sequence ATGAGCCTCATCATCACGAATGTCCGCCCGTGGGGCGGTCCTGCCCAGGACATCACGATCGCCGGCGGCCTGTTCACCGATTTCACCGACGCCGGCTCCACGGCGCCGGAACGTCCGGCGGCGGCTTCCGCGTCTTCAGGCACCGGCCCGGCAACCCCCTCCGCAGGTCCCCATCGCGGCACGTCGTCCGGGTCCGTCCCAACGACACCATCCGCGGCCACCGACCCCGTCACGAACGGCACCGACGTCGCCCCGGGGACCGGAGCCGCAGCGGCCGAGGTCGTCGACGGCGGCGGCCTGCTCGCTCTGCCCGGCATCGTCAATGGTCACGCGCATGTCGACAAGTCCTGGCTCGGCCTGCCGTGGCAGTCCTACGGCGGCGAGCACGGCACGGACGGCAGGATCCGCCACGAGAGGGAGCGTCGCGCGGAGCTCGGCATCCCGAGCACCGAGCGCACCGCCCGCGTCCTCGAAGCGATGGTCTCCCACGGCACGACCGCGATCCGCTCCCACGTCGACGTCGACCTCGGGATCGGCCTCGCCGGCATCGACGCGGTACGCGATGCCGTCGCCGCGTATGGGGACGCGCTCGATGTGCAGATCGTCGCCTTCCCGCAGGACGGGGTGCTCCGCCGGCCTGGCGTCCTCGACCTCCTGCGCCGGGCCGCGGAGGACGGCGTCGAGCATATCGGCGGCCTCGATCCGGCGGGGATAGATCGCGACCCGGTCGGTCAGATCGACGCGCTCCTCGACATCGCGGCCGACACCGGGGTCGGTGTCGACATCCACCTCCACGACCCGGCGGAGCTCGGAGTGTTCCAGATCGAGCTCGTCGTCGACCGGATGGAGCAGCGGGGACTCACCTCTCCGGTGAACATCGCCCACGGCTTCGCCGTGGCCCAGATCGACTCCGGGCGCCGACGCGACCTGCTCGCCCGCATGGCCGCGCTCGGGGTGACGATGTCGACCGTCGCCCCACCGCGCCTCGGCGCCGCACAGCTGCCGCTCGCGGAAATGCGCGAGCACGGGGTCGGACTCACCTTCGGCACCGACGGCATTCGGGACCTGTGGAGCCCGTACGGCACGGGTGACACCCTCGGGATCGCCTGGCAGTTCGCCCGCGGCAGCGGACTCGTGCGCGACGAGGATCTGCTCGCCGTGGTGCGCACCGCGACGAGCAACGGCGCGTGGTCCGTCGGCCGGGAGGTGCACGACCTCGTTCCCGGAGCCCGCGCGGACCTCGTCCTCGTCGACGCGGAGAACCCCATGGACGCCCTCGTCCGGTTGCCCGAGCGGCGACTCGTCCTCGGCGGCGGGACGGTGCTCCACAGCACTCTCTGA
- a CDS encoding ATP-binding cassette domain-containing protein, giving the protein MTAHRDIASPADSHDVIRVHGARENTLKDVSVDLPKRRLTVVTGVSGSGKSSLVFGTIAAESQRLINETYSAFVQGFMPTLARPDVDLLEGLTTAILVDQERMGANSRSTVGTATDAYALLRIVYSRLGEPHIGSPQAFSFNVASASGSGAVRLEKGGRTVTEKRTFSVTGGMCPRCEGMGRVEDFDLRALYDEEKSLNEGALSVPGYSMDGWYGRIFRGCGFFDPDRPIREFTKKQLDDLLYREPTKISVDGINLTYSGVIPQIRKSFLSKDLDAMQPHIRAFVERVVTFAACPECGGTRLNEAARSSTIGGLHIGEVSAMEISELAAWVAELDAPSIAPLLGSLRELLDSFVEIGLGYLSLDRPSGTLSGGEAQRTKMIRHLGSSLTDATYVFDEPSAGLHPHDIERMNGLLLRLRDKGNTVLVVEHKPEMIAIADHVVDLGPGAGTAGGEICYAGPLDGLRKSGTVTARHLDDRARLKDAVRTAQSVIEVRGADANNLRDVDVDIPLGVLTVVTGVAGSGKSSLIHGSLAGRDDVVVVDQAAIRGSRRSNPATYTGLLDPTRKAFAKANGVKPGLFSANSDGACPNCKGAGVIYTDLGVMAGVSTTCEVCDGQRFEASVLELEFAGRNIGEVLAMPVSEARDFFSAGDGRIPAAAKILTRLDEVGLGYLTIGQPLTTLSGGERQRLKLAARMGEKGGIYVLDEPTTGLHLADVDQLLGLLDSLVDSGTSVIVIEHHQAVMAHADWIIDLGPGAGSAGGRVVYEGTPADLVADPTTLTGKHLAEYIAG; this is encoded by the coding sequence ATGACCGCTCACCGGGACATCGCGTCCCCCGCTGACTCCCACGACGTCATCCGCGTCCACGGCGCGCGGGAGAACACCCTCAAGGACGTCAGCGTCGACCTCCCCAAGCGCCGCCTCACGGTCGTCACCGGGGTGTCCGGATCCGGCAAGAGCTCGCTCGTGTTCGGGACCATCGCCGCGGAATCGCAGCGACTCATCAACGAGACCTACAGCGCGTTCGTCCAGGGTTTCATGCCCACCCTCGCCCGTCCCGACGTCGACCTCCTCGAGGGCCTCACCACGGCGATCCTCGTCGACCAGGAGCGGATGGGGGCGAACTCCCGCTCCACCGTCGGCACCGCGACCGACGCCTACGCCCTGCTCCGGATCGTCTACAGTCGCCTCGGCGAGCCGCACATCGGCTCCCCGCAGGCGTTCTCCTTCAACGTCGCCTCCGCGAGCGGATCCGGCGCGGTGCGCCTCGAGAAGGGCGGGCGGACCGTCACGGAGAAGCGGACGTTCAGCGTCACCGGCGGCATGTGCCCGCGCTGTGAGGGGATGGGCCGGGTCGAGGACTTCGACCTCCGCGCGCTCTACGACGAGGAGAAGTCCCTGAACGAAGGGGCGCTCTCCGTGCCCGGCTACAGCATGGACGGCTGGTACGGCAGGATCTTCCGGGGCTGCGGATTCTTCGATCCGGACCGACCGATCCGGGAGTTCACGAAGAAGCAGCTCGACGACCTGCTGTACAGGGAGCCGACGAAGATCAGCGTCGACGGAATCAACCTCACGTACTCCGGGGTGATCCCGCAGATCCGGAAGTCCTTCCTGTCGAAGGACCTCGACGCCATGCAGCCGCACATCCGCGCCTTCGTCGAGCGCGTCGTCACTTTCGCCGCGTGCCCCGAATGCGGGGGCACGCGGCTGAACGAGGCCGCCCGGTCCTCGACGATCGGAGGGCTGCACATCGGCGAGGTGAGCGCGATGGAGATCTCCGAGCTCGCCGCCTGGGTCGCCGAGCTCGACGCGCCGTCGATCGCGCCGCTGCTCGGCAGCCTGCGGGAGCTGCTCGACTCGTTCGTCGAGATCGGGCTCGGATACTTGTCCCTCGATCGCCCCTCGGGCACCCTGTCCGGCGGCGAGGCGCAGCGGACGAAGATGATCCGGCACCTCGGGTCCTCGCTCACCGACGCCACCTACGTGTTCGACGAGCCGAGCGCCGGTCTCCACCCGCACGATATCGAGCGGATGAACGGGCTCCTGCTCCGCCTGCGCGACAAGGGCAACACCGTGCTCGTCGTCGAGCACAAGCCGGAGATGATCGCCATCGCCGATCACGTCGTCGACCTCGGCCCTGGTGCCGGCACGGCCGGCGGCGAGATCTGCTACGCGGGTCCGCTCGACGGGCTGCGGAAGAGCGGCACGGTGACCGCCCGGCACCTCGACGACCGGGCGCGGCTCAAGGACGCCGTGCGGACCGCGCAGAGCGTCATCGAGGTGCGCGGGGCGGACGCGAACAACCTCCGGGACGTCGACGTCGACATCCCGCTCGGCGTGCTCACCGTCGTCACCGGGGTCGCCGGCTCCGGCAAGAGCTCGCTCATCCACGGTTCGCTCGCCGGCCGGGACGACGTCGTCGTGGTCGATCAGGCGGCCATCCGCGGGTCCCGGCGGAGCAACCCCGCGACGTACACCGGGCTCCTCGACCCCACCCGCAAGGCGTTCGCCAAGGCCAACGGGGTCAAGCCCGGCCTGTTCAGCGCGAACTCCGACGGCGCGTGCCCCAACTGCAAGGGTGCGGGAGTGATCTACACCGACCTCGGCGTCATGGCCGGGGTGTCGACGACGTGCGAGGTGTGCGACGGGCAGCGGTTCGAGGCCTCGGTCCTCGAGCTTGAGTTCGCCGGCCGGAACATCGGCGAAGTCCTCGCGATGCCGGTGAGCGAGGCTCGGGACTTCTTCTCCGCCGGCGACGGCCGGATCCCCGCGGCGGCGAAGATCCTCACCCGGCTCGACGAGGTCGGCCTCGGGTACCTGACGATCGGCCAGCCGCTCACCACGCTGTCCGGCGGGGAGCGCCAGCGCCTCAAGCTCGCCGCCCGGATGGGGGAGAAGGGCGGCATCTACGTCCTCGACGAGCCGACGACCGGGCTCCACCTCGCCGACGTCGACCAGCTCCTCGGGCTCCTCGACTCACTCGTCGATTCCGGCACCTCGGTCATCGTCATCGAGCACCACCAGGCCGTCATGGCCCACGCCGACTGGATCATCGACCTCGGGCCCGGGGCGGGCTCCGCGGGCGGCCGGGTCGTCTACGAGGGGACGCCGGCGGACCTCGTCGCGGATCCGACGACGCTCACCGGGAAGCACCTCGCGGAGTACATCGCCGGCTGA